The following proteins come from a genomic window of Phnomibacter ginsenosidimutans:
- a CDS encoding anthranilate synthase component I family protein, whose amino-acid sequence MQAGKVYPIHNLSVFKQQLLSWASQFNSCCFLDNHQYASPWQQQECLLAVGAKAMLQTQAGQALAQIDAFTQEHSGQWIFGHLGYGLTYELMRQQSQHPHPNGFADACLFVPEIVLQCNDNSVCIYVEDQDLANAIFQAIKSQSVGSDAPQSQMHIGRMSPVLSQESYLQTIAKLQQHILRGDCYEINFCQQFLVPYSEVDPVALYQSLCEVSPNPFSCYYKIDSNHLACASPERFLMKRGGKLYSQPIKGTASRHKYNADTDEILKRQLQQSEKDRSENVMVVDLVRNDLSQICNSGSVKVAELFGIYTYPQVHQMISTIEGELRPGTSFAQILQATFPMGSMTGAPKPSVVSLIDKYEQGQRGIFSGSVGYIQPNGDFDFNVVIRSIVYEQAAKLLHYHVGSGITHYSVPEKEYEECRWKSAAIEQVLSNLQAQ is encoded by the coding sequence ACAACTGTTGAGCTGGGCAAGTCAGTTCAACAGTTGTTGTTTTTTAGACAATCATCAATACGCATCGCCCTGGCAGCAGCAAGAATGCCTGCTTGCTGTGGGTGCCAAAGCCATGCTGCAAACACAAGCAGGACAAGCACTGGCACAAATTGATGCATTTACCCAAGAGCATAGTGGGCAGTGGATTTTCGGGCATCTTGGTTACGGTCTCACTTACGAATTAATGCGGCAACAATCGCAGCATCCGCATCCCAATGGTTTTGCTGATGCATGCTTGTTTGTACCAGAAATAGTACTGCAATGCAACGACAACTCAGTTTGTATTTATGTTGAAGACCAGGACTTAGCCAATGCTATTTTTCAAGCCATCAAATCGCAAAGTGTAGGTAGTGATGCTCCCCAAAGCCAGATGCACATTGGGCGAATGTCCCCCGTGCTTTCTCAGGAATCTTACCTGCAAACAATTGCCAAGTTGCAGCAGCACATTTTGCGGGGCGATTGTTATGAAATTAATTTTTGCCAGCAGTTTCTGGTACCCTACTCTGAGGTCGATCCGGTGGCTTTGTATCAGTCGCTGTGCGAAGTATCACCCAATCCATTTTCCTGCTATTATAAAATAGACAGCAACCATTTGGCTTGTGCCAGCCCCGAACGCTTCCTGATGAAACGTGGTGGCAAGTTGTACAGCCAGCCCATCAAAGGCACAGCCAGCCGGCATAAATACAACGCCGATACAGATGAAATATTGAAACGGCAATTGCAGCAAAGTGAAAAAGACCGCAGCGAAAACGTGATGGTGGTTGATTTGGTACGCAACGACCTGTCGCAGATTTGCAACAGCGGCTCTGTAAAAGTGGCCGAGCTGTTTGGTATTTACACCTACCCGCAGGTGCACCAAATGATCAGCACCATTGAAGGAGAACTTCGCCCGGGCACAAGCTTTGCACAAATTTTACAAGCCACTTTTCCAATGGGCAGCATGACCGGTGCACCCAAGCCGAGTGTGGTGTCGCTCATCGATAAATACGAGCAAGGGCAGCGGGGTATTTTCTCTGGCTCTGTGGGCTACATACAACCCAATGGCGATTTCGATTTCAATGTGGTGATTCGCAGCATTGTGTATGAGCAAGCTGCAAAGTTGCTACACTACCATGTAGGTAGCGGAATCACCCATTACAGTGTGCCGGAAAAAGAATATGAAGAATGCCGGTGGAAGTCGGCCGCTATAGAGCAGGTGCTGAGTAATCTTCAGGCACAATAA